In Chanodichthys erythropterus isolate Z2021 chromosome 18, ASM2448905v1, whole genome shotgun sequence, the following are encoded in one genomic region:
- the stmn4l gene encoding stathmin-like 4, like isoform X2, whose translation MTLAAYREKMKELPLVSFFCSCILPEPREKPTKKTQDVVDLNLCIIKDMEVIELNKRSSGQAFEVILRPPSFDGQREFHPTFPPRRDPSLEEIQKKLDAAEERRKCQEAELLKHLAEKREHEREVAQKAIEEHNNFIKMAKEKLEQRMEINKENREAHIAAMLERLQEKDKHAEEVP comes from the exons ATGACTCTTGCAG CATACAGAGAGAAGATGAAGGAGCTCCCTCTAGTGTCGTTCTTCTGCTCCTGCATCCTACCAGAGCCTCGGGAAAAGCCCACCAAGAAAACACAAG ATGTTGTGGACCTCAACCTGTGCATCATTAAAGATATGGAGGTGATCGAGCTAAACAAGCGGTCATCGGGCCAGGCCTTTGAGGTCATCCTCAGACCACCGTCTTTTGATGGTCAGAGGGAATTTCATCCCACTTTCCCACCTCGCAGGGACCCTTCGCTGGAAGAGATCCAGAAGAAACTGGATGCTGCTGAGGAGAGAagaaag TGTCAGGAAGCTGAACTTCTGAAGCACTTGGCTGAGAAGAGAGAACATGAACGGGAAGTGGCTCAGAAAGCCATAGAGGAACACAACAACTTCATCAAGATGGCAAAAGAAAAACTGGAGCAAAGAATGGAGATTAACAAAGAGAACAGGGAGGCCCACATCGCTGCCATGCTGGAACGTCTTCAGGAGAAG GACAAGCATGCTGAGGAG GTGCCTTGA
- the stmn4l gene encoding stathmin-like 4, like isoform X1, whose amino-acid sequence MTLAAYREKMKELPLVSFFCSCILPEPREKPTKKTQDVVDLNLCIIKDMEVIELNKRSSGQAFEVILRPPSFDGQREFHPTFPPRRDPSLEEIQKKLDAAEERRKCQEAELLKHLAEKREHEREVAQKAIEEHNNFIKMAKEKLEQRMEINKENREAHIAAMLERLQEKDKHAEEVRKNKEHI is encoded by the exons ATGACTCTTGCAG CATACAGAGAGAAGATGAAGGAGCTCCCTCTAGTGTCGTTCTTCTGCTCCTGCATCCTACCAGAGCCTCGGGAAAAGCCCACCAAGAAAACACAAG ATGTTGTGGACCTCAACCTGTGCATCATTAAAGATATGGAGGTGATCGAGCTAAACAAGCGGTCATCGGGCCAGGCCTTTGAGGTCATCCTCAGACCACCGTCTTTTGATGGTCAGAGGGAATTTCATCCCACTTTCCCACCTCGCAGGGACCCTTCGCTGGAAGAGATCCAGAAGAAACTGGATGCTGCTGAGGAGAGAagaaag TGTCAGGAAGCTGAACTTCTGAAGCACTTGGCTGAGAAGAGAGAACATGAACGGGAAGTGGCTCAGAAAGCCATAGAGGAACACAACAACTTCATCAAGATGGCAAAAGAAAAACTGGAGCAAAGAATGGAGATTAACAAAGAGAACAGGGAGGCCCACATCGCTGCCATGCTGGAACGTCTTCAGGAGAAG GACAAGCATGCTGAGGAGGTGAGGAAAAACAAGGAACACATATAA